The Brevinematales bacterium genome has a segment encoding these proteins:
- the lspA gene encoding signal peptidase II, translating into MKEFITKFRYSLRSILEFAIANKITISIVLAVVVIDQITKYISRTFLEYGKPLNVIGDFLKFTLVFNKGVSFGILNSSEATIIHSILPFIVVGIIIFLVYIYISISKDVDVSLIPFLKVGFGLVWGGAIGNLIDRIFFSYVTDFIDVGIGNIWRFYIFNIADSCITIGTLIIIFMMIVSDVLKSRKQKSDSYEN; encoded by the coding sequence ATGAAGGAATTCATAACTAAGTTTAGATATAGCTTAAGGAGTATTTTAGAATTTGCTATTGCGAATAAGATAACAATAAGTATCGTTTTGGCAGTAGTTGTTATAGATCAAATTACTAAATATATTTCTAGGACATTTTTGGAGTATGGTAAACCTTTAAATGTTATTGGTGATTTCTTGAAATTTACTCTTGTTTTTAATAAAGGTGTCAGTTTTGGAATTCTGAACTCATCAGAGGCTACTATTATACATAGTATTTTGCCTTTTATAGTAGTTGGGATAATAATATTCCTAGTCTATATTTATATTTCAATTTCGAAAGATGTAGATGTTTCATTAATACCTTTTCTAAAAGTTGGCTTTGGGCTTGTTTGGGGTGGAGCTATTGGTAATCTTATAGATAGAATTTTCTTTTCATATGTAACGGACTTTATAGATGTTGGTATAGGTAATATTTGGAGGTTTTATATATTTAATATTGCTGATAGTTGCATAACAATAGGAACCTTGATTATCATATTTATGATGATAGTTTCGGATGTACTTAAAAGTAGGAAGCAAAAAAGTGATAGTTATGAAAATTAA